The Populus trichocarpa isolate Nisqually-1 chromosome 2, P.trichocarpa_v4.1, whole genome shotgun sequence genome has a window encoding:
- the LOC7471934 gene encoding uncharacterized protein LOC7471934 — protein MIVSHCSLTRPWHPSTHEPYFPNLKKPKFPLIFTSSITYSLKLTAHVLPQGTEVVSPDNVLVQNPVIETIEAKEEEVHGVFNGVASTKSEDKTPVKKKKKEEEDSFENRFQLRNGREVYEEKAYLVGVERKGNTVDAFGIEESLEELGQLADTAGVAVVGSTCQKLASPNPRTYIGSGKVAEIKSAIHGLGAETVIFDDELSPGQLRNLEKIFGGDVRVCDRTALILDIFNQRAATHEASLQVALAQMEYQLPRLTRMWSHLERQAGGRVKGMGEKQIEVDKRILRTQIGVLKKELESVRKHRKQYRNRRTSVPVPVVSLVGYTNAGKSTLLNQLTGADVLAEDRLFATLDPTTRRVQIKNGNEFLLTDTVGFIQKLPTTLVAAFRATLEEISESSLLVHVVDISHPLVEQQVHAVDEVLSELDVSSIPRLMVWNKVDRVSDPKKLKLEAERKQDVVCVSALNGDGLEEFCNAVQEKMKDSMVWVEALVPFDKGELLSTIHQVGMVERTEYTESGTLIKAHVPLRFARLLTPMRQLCAS, from the exons ATGATTGTATCCCACTGCTCTCTAACACGACCCTGGCATCCATCCACTCACGAACCCTATTTCCCTaaccttaaaaaaccaaaattcccTCTAATTTTTACTTCTAGCATAACCTATTCCTTAAAACTCACGGCCCATGTCCTCCCGCAAGGAACTGAAGTAGTGTCCCCTGACAACGTTCTTGTACAAAACCCAGTAATTGAGACCAtagaagcaaaagaagaagaagtccaTGGAGTTTTCAATGGAGTGGCAAGCACCAAATCAGAAGATAAAACCccagtgaagaagaagaagaaagaagaagaggacaGCTTTGAAAATAGGTTCCAGCTTCGAAATGGAAGAGAG gtttacgAGGAGAAAGCTTATCTGGTTGGAGTTGAGCGAAAAGGCAATACGGTTGATGCTTTTGGGATAGAGGAGTCCCTTGAAGAATTGGGACAGCTTGCTGATACTGCTGGAGTTGCAGTTGTTGGTTCTACTTGTCAGAA ACTAGCTTCTCCGAACCCGAGGACTTACATTGGATCAGGCAAGGTGGCGGAAATTAAGAGTGCGATACATGGACTGGGTGCTGAGACAGTAATATTTGACGATGAACTTTCTCCGGG ACAACTGCGTAACTTGGAAAAGATTTTTGGTGGAGATGTTAGAGTTTGTGACCGCACTGCCCTTATCCTGGATATATTCAACCAGCGAGCAGCGACACATGAAGCATCTTTGCAG GTTGCACTGGCTCAAATGGAATACCAGTTACCTCGACTAACTAGAATGTGGTCTCACCTTGAGCGCCAAGCTGGAGGCAGGGTGAAGGGTATGGGAGAGAAACAAATTGAAGTAGATAAGCGTATCCTCCGTACTCAA ATTGGTGTTCTTAAAAAAGAGCTAGAATCTGTTAGAAAACATAGAAAGCAGTACAGGAATAGGCGTACCTCTGTTCCTGTCCCTGTAGTATCTTTG GTTGGTTACACAAATGCCGGAAAGAGTACACTTTTGAATCAATTAACTGGAGCAGATGTTCTTGCCGAGGATCGGCTATTTGCGACACTTGATCCTACTACAAGAAGGGTTCAG ATAAAGAACGGGAACGAGTTCCTTCTGACAGATACTGTTGGTTTCATCCAAAAGCTCCCAACTACTCTT GTTGCTGCTTTCAGGGCAACATTGGAGGAGATATCAGAGTCATCGCTATTGGTACATGTGGTTGACATCAG CCATCCACTGGTGGAGCAACAGGTACATGCAGTGGACGAAGTTTTGTCGGAACTGGATGTATCATCAATTCCAAGGCTGATGGTTTGGAACAAg GTTGACAGGGTCAGTGATCCTAAAAAACTAAAGTTGGAAGCAGAGAGAAAACAAGATGTTGTTTGTGTGTCTGCTTTGAATGGCGATGGGTTAGAAGAATTCTGCAATGCAGTTCAGGAAAAAATGAAG GATTCTATGGTATGGGTAGAAGCTTTGGTTCCTTTTGACAAAGGGGAGCTTCTCAGTACCATACATCAAGTTGGAATGGTAGAGAGAACA GAATACACAGAAAGTGGGACATTGATCAAGGCGCACGTCCCGCTTCGTTTTGCAAGGTTGCTAACTCCTATGAGACAGTTGTGTGCATCGTAA
- the LOC7479718 gene encoding peroxidase 9 produces MAFSKASFSFIVMIVLLSSTTSLAHPGLGWGGKGGPFGGGSSGLFPGFYQYSCPQANDIVMSVLRKAIAKDSRMPASLLRLHFHDCFVQGCDASVLLDDSAKIVSEKNSGPNKNSLRGFEVVDEIKAKLEEACPQTVSCADILALAARGSTVLSGGPNWELPLGRRDSKTASLSGSNNNIPAPNSTIQNLISLFKRQGLNDIDLVALSGGHTIGVARCVTFKQRLYNQNGNNQPDHTIEKNYFLDLKSVCPKSGGDNNISPLDLASPAKFDNTYFKLLLWGKGLLTSDEVLYTGKVGKTIQLVKRYAEDEGRFFEHFAKSMVKMGSISPLTGFNGEVRKNCRLVN; encoded by the exons ATGGCTTTCTCTAAAGCGAGTTTTAGTTTCATTGTCATGATTGTTCTCCTCTCATCAACAACGAGCCTAGCTCATCCTGGTTTGGGCTGGGGTGGAAAGGGTGGTCCTTTTGGTGGTGGCTCCTCTGGTCTGTTCCCTGGATTCTATCAGTATTCATGTCCTCAAGCTAATGACATTGTCATGTCAGTGTTAAGAAAAGCTATTGCAAAGGACTCCAGGATGCCTGCCTCTTTGCTAAGGCTTCATTTTCATGATTGCTTTGTGCAG GGTTGTGATGCATCGGTATTGTTGGACGATAGTGCAAAGATAGTGAGTGAGAAGAATTCTGGACCAAACAAGAATTCCCTCAGAGGATTTGAAGTGGTTGATGAAATCAAGGCTAAGTTGGAAGAAGCATGCCCTCAAACTGTCTCCTGCGCAGACATTCTCGCCTTGGCAGCTCGTGGCTCAACTGTGCTA AGCGGCGGGCCTAATTGGGAACTCCCATTAGGAAGAAGGGACTCGAAGACTGCGAGTCTGAGTGGCTCAAACAACAACATCCCTGCACCCAACTCCACCATTCAAAACCTCATATCACTTTTCAAGCGTCAAGGCCTTAATGATATTGACCTTGTTGCTCTCTCAG GAGGGCATACAATTGGGGTAGCAAGGTGTGTGACCTTCAAGCAGAGGCTATACAACCAAAATGGAAACAACCAGCCAGATCATACTATAGAGAAAAACTATTTCTTAGATTTGAAGTCAGTGTGTCCAAAATCTGGAGGAGACAATAACATTTCTCCCTTGGACTTGGCCTCTCCAGCAAAATTTGACAACACTTACTTCAAGCTCTTACTTTGGGGCAAAGGGCTTCTCACTTCTGATGAAGTGCTTTATACAGGTAAAGTTGGCAAGACAATTCAGTTGGTTAAGAGATATGCTGAGGATGAGGGCCGGTTCTTTGAGCATTTTGCCAAGTCTATGGTTAAGATGGGAAGCATTAGTCCTCTTACTGGTTTTAATGGTGAAGTTAGGAAGAACTGTCGCCTTGTTAATTAA
- the LOC7479719 gene encoding uncharacterized protein LOC7479719, with translation MGKQATAWNTIQKKRWTLMILALFTLLTLTFFFFTRSAFNSCNSTDHFQAQIQSASQTSSSGPNPLGFMKSKLVLLVSHELSLSGGPLLLMELAFLLRGVGAEVVWITNQKPAQADDGVIYSLERKMLDRGVQVFSAKSQKAIDTAMKADLVVLNTAVAGKWLEGVLKENVKQVLPKVLWWIHEMRGHYFKLEYVKHLPFVAGAMIDSHTTAEYWKNRTRERLGIKMPETYVVHLGNSKDLMEVAEDSVAKRVLREHVRESLGVRDDDLLFAIINSVSRGKGQDLFLHSFYESLHLIQEKKQQVPSVHAVIVGSDMNAQTKFETELRNFVLEKKIQDRVHFVNKTLTVAPYLAAIDVLVQNSQARGECFGRITIEAMAFQLPVLGTAAGGTMEIVVNGTTGLLHPIGKEGVIPLANNILKLATHVERRLTMGKKGYERVKDVFLEHHMSQRISFVLKKVLQKAQVLG, from the exons ATGGGAAAACAAGCAACCGCGTGGAATACAATACAGAAGAAGAGATGGACACTGATGATTCTGGCTCTGTTCACTCTCTTAACACTgacattcttcttcttcacgaGATCCGCATTCAATTCCTGTAACTCTACTGACCACTTCCAAGCTCAGATTCAATCAGCTTCGCAAACATCAAGTTCAGGACCGAATCCTCTTGGTTTCATGAAATCAAAGCTCGTTCTCCTTGTCTCTCACGAGCTCTCTCTTTCTG gcgGACCTCTGTTGTTGATGGAGCTTGCGTTTTTATTAAGAGGAGTTGGAGCCGAAGTGGTTTGGATCACCAATCAGAAACCGGCCCAAGCTGATGATGGTGTTATTTACAGCTTAGAGCGTAAAATGTTGGACCGCGGAGTGCag gttttttctgCAAAAAGTCAGAAAGCGATAGATACAGCGATGAAAGCTGACTTGGTTGTTTTAAATACTGCTGTTGCTGGGAAGTGGCTGGAAGGTGTTTTGAAGGAGAATGTGAAGCAAGTTCTTCCGAAGGTTCTGTGGTGGATTCATGAAATGAGAGGGCATTACTTCAAATTAGAGTATGTTAAGCACCTCCCTTTTGTTGCAGGTGCTATGATTGATTCGCATACGACAGCAGAATACTGGAAGAACAGGACTCGAGAGCGATTAGG GATTAAAATGCCTGAAACATATGTTGTCCACCTTGGAAATAGCAAGGACCTTATGGAAGTGGCTGAAGATAGTGTAGCCAAGAGGGTGCTTCGTGAGCATGTTCGAGAGTCTCTTGGGGTGAGGGATGATGATCTACTCTTTGCCATCATAAATA GTGTTTCGCGTGGGAAAGGGCAGGACCTCTTTCTTCATTCTTTCTATGAGAGCCTCCATCTGATCCAAGAGAAGAAGCAGCAGGTGCCATCAGTGCATGCAGTAATTGTGGGAAGTGACATGAATGCTCAGACGAAGTTTGAAACAGAGCTGCGTAATTTTGTTTTAGAGAAGAAGATTCAAGACCGTGTTCACTTTGTAAATAAAACCCTGACTGTTGCTCCATATTTGGCTGCGATTGATGTTCTTGTGCAGAACTCTCAG GCTAGAGGAGAGTGCTTTGGGCGGATTACCATTGAAGCAATGGCCTTTCAGCTGCCTGTGTTG GGCACTGCAGCTGGAGGCACTATGGAGATTGTCGTGAACGGCACCACAGGCTTGTTGCATCCTATTGGAAAAGAAGGCGTGATTCCTCTTGCAAATAACATTTTGAAGTTAGCCACACATGTTGAAAGAAGATTGACAATGGGAAAGAAGGGATATGAGAGGGTGAAAGACGTATTCTTGGAACACCATATGTCACAGAGAATATCTTTTGTGCTAAAAAAGGTGTTGCAGAAGGCCCAAGTCCTAGGCTAG
- the LOC7479720 gene encoding 26S proteasome regulatory subunit S10B homolog B, translating to MATISNDGEDAARRRTAEADYRKKLLNHKELESRVRSTRENLKAAKKEFNKTEDDLKSLQSVGQIIGEVLRPLDNERLIVKASSGPRYVVGCRSKVDKEKLTSGTRVVLDMTTLTIMRALPREVDPVVYNMLHEDPGNVSYSAVGGLSDQIRELRESIELPLMNPELFIRVGIKPPKGVLLYGPPGTGKTLLARAIASNIDANFLKVVSSAIIDKYIGESARLIREMFGYARDHQPCIIFMDEIDAIGGRRFSEGTSADREIQRTLMELLNQLDGFDQLGKVKMIMATNRPDVLDPALLRPGRLDRKIEIPLPNEQSRMEILKIHAAGIAKHGDIDYEAVVKLAEGFNGADLRNVCTEAGMSAIRAERDYVIHEDFMKAVRKLNEAKKLESTAHYNADFGKD from the exons ATGGCAACGATAAGCAACGATGGAGAAGACGCAGCGCGACGTCGTACTGCAGAGGCGGATTATCGCAAGAAGTTACTCAACCACAAAGAGCTCGAATCCAGAGTTCGATCTA CGAGGGAGAATTTGAAAGCtgcaaaaaaagaatttaacaaaACAGAAGATGATTTGAAGTCTCTTCAAAGTGTTGGTCAGATTATAGGAGAAGTTCTTCGACCTCTTGACAATGAACGCT TGATTGTCAAAGCGAGCAGCGGGCCGAGGTATGTGGTAGGCTGCCGTAGTAAGGTGGATAAGGAAAAACTGACTTCAGGAACTAGAGTGGTTCTTGATATGACAACACTTACGATCATGCGAGCTCTTCCACGTGAA GTTGACCCAGTTGTTTATAACATGCTGCATGAAGATCCTGGTAATGTGAGCTACTCAGCTGTGGGTGGTTTATCTGATCAGATTAGAGAATTGAGGGAATCTATTGAGCTACCTTTGATGAACCCTGAGCTTTTCATTAGAGTGGGGATTAAGCCTCCAAAG GGTGTCCTTCTGTATGGACCTCCTGGTACTGGGAAGACATTGCTGGCTAGGGCTATTGCAAGCAACATAGATGCCAACTTTTTAAAG GTTGTTTCAAGTGCCATCATTGACAAATACATAGGAGAAAGTGCTAGGTTGATCCGAGAAATGTTTGGGTATGCACGTGATCATCAA CCCTGCATCATTTTCATGGACGAGATAGATGCAATTGGTGGACGCCGTTTTAGTGAGGGAACAAGTGCTGATCGTGAAATTCAAAGAACATTGATGGAGTTGCTTAATCAACTTGATGGATTTGATCAGCTTGGGAAG GTTAAAATGATAATGGCCACAAACCGCCCTGATGTTCTTGACCCTGCACTTCTTCGTCCAGGAAGATTAGACAGAAAAATAGAGATTCCACTACCAAATGAACAGTCAAGAATGGAAATCCTTAAGATCCATGCTGCTGGGATTGCGAAGCATGGGGATATTGATTATGAGGCTGTTGTGAAACTTGCAGAG GGTTTTAATGGAGCTGATCTTCGTAATGTCTGCACGGAAGCTGGAATGTCAGCAATCCGTGCAGAACGTGATTATGTCATCCATGAAGATTTTATGAAG GCCGTACGAAAACTTAATGAAGCAAAGAAACTCGAGTCTACCGCGCACTACAATGCTGATTTTGGCAAAGACTAG
- the LOC7479721 gene encoding uncharacterized protein LOC7479721 isoform X1, giving the protein MPSFPATKTDPALQITPDMSQSAMEIYQVKIPARFPLQAGCFPSNSKKTSTFLPRVAAFSTSSHSLTDKSESESQNRMFILGMGFVCQFFAQSLQKEGWVVTGTCTSKTKKKHLEEKGFHVHLLDANQPELSTLNALKCYTHLLVSIPPVGCAGDPMLQHEELLRSTLLDGNLQWLCYLSSTSVYGHCDGAWVDEDYPTSPTSELAKLRLDAEEGWLNLGQSLGFSTQVFRLGGIYGPGRSAVDTIIKQEPQSEGQKMRKSRQYTSRVHVEDICQALKASIYTPSSRGIYNIVDDDPAPREEVFTYAEDLIKKKWPGHTKWSSNSASAASPTKKDNSRGDKRVSNMRMKRELGVRLLHPSYRSGLLSIIDQMENPFHCSP; this is encoded by the exons ATGCCCAGCTTCCCCGCGACAAAAACTGACCCGGCACTTCAAATTACACCCGATATGTCACAATCCGCTATGGAGATATACCAGGTAAAAATACCGGCACGCTTTCCTCTACAAGCCGGTTGTTTTCcttcaaactcaaaaaaaacGTCAACGTTTTTGCCTCGTGTAGCTGCTTTTTCAACCAGTTCACATTCCCTAACGGATAAATCGGAATCCGAATCTCAGAATCGGATGTTCATTCTCGGCATGGGATTTGTGTGTCAATTCTTTGCACAGTCCCTTCAAAAAGAAGGCTG GGTAGTTACTGGAACTTGCACGAGCAAAACGAAGAAGAAACATCTTGAGGAGAAGGGATTTCATGTTCACCTTCTTGATGCAAATCAGCCAGA atTGAGCACTCTAAATGCTTTGAAATGTTACACGCACCTCCTGGTCTCAATCCCTCCTGTTGGGTGCGCGGGTGATCCG ATGCTTCAGCATGAAGAACTTTTAAGAAGTACGCTGTTGGACGGAAATCTTCAATGGCTTTGTTACTTGTCATCTACCA GTGTATATGGTCATTGTGATGGTGCTTGGGTGGATGAGGA TTATCCAACCAGCCCTACAAGTGAGCTAGCTAAATTGAGGTTAGATGCTGAGGAAGGATGGCTAAATCTGGGCCAAAGCCTGGGGTTTTCCACTCAAGTATTTCGTCTTGGAGGTATCTATGGTCCTGGAAGAAG CGCTGTCGATACAATAATTAAGCAAGAGCCACAGTCAGAAGGTCAGAAGATGAGAAAATCGAGGCAATACACTTCCAGAGTTCATGTTGAGGACATTTGTCAAGCACTGAAGGCTAGTATTTACACGCCATCCTCCAG GGGAATTTACAATATTGTGGATGATGACCCAGCTCCTCGTGAAGAGGTGTTTACATATGCAGAGGACTTGATCAAGAAGAAGTGGCCAGGCCACACTAAATGGAGCTCTAATTCTGCTAGTGCTGCATCACCTACCAAGAAGGATAATTCAAGAGGAGATAAACGGGTTTCCAATATGCGTATGAAGAGAGAACTAGGAGTGAGGCTTCTCCATCCAAGTTATAGATCAGGATTGCTAAGTATTATTGATCAAATGGAAAACCCATTTCACTGTAGTCCATGA
- the LOC7479721 gene encoding uncharacterized protein LOC7479721 isoform X2, with amino-acid sequence MPSFPATKTDPALQITPDMSQSAMEIYQVKIPARFPLQAGCFPSNSKKTSTFLPRVAAFSTSSHSLTDKSESESQNRMFILGMGFVCQFFAQSLQKEGWVVTGTCTSKTKKKHLEEKGFHVHLLDANQPELSTLNALKCYTHLLVSIPPVGCAGDPMLQHEELLRSTLLDGNLQWLCYLSSTSVYGHCDGAWVDEDYPTSPTSELAKLRLDAEEGWLNLGQSLGFSTQVFRLGGIYGPGRSAVDTIIKQEPQSEGQKMRKSRQYTSRVHVEDICQALKASIYTPSSRGVYICRGLDQEEVARPH; translated from the exons ATGCCCAGCTTCCCCGCGACAAAAACTGACCCGGCACTTCAAATTACACCCGATATGTCACAATCCGCTATGGAGATATACCAGGTAAAAATACCGGCACGCTTTCCTCTACAAGCCGGTTGTTTTCcttcaaactcaaaaaaaacGTCAACGTTTTTGCCTCGTGTAGCTGCTTTTTCAACCAGTTCACATTCCCTAACGGATAAATCGGAATCCGAATCTCAGAATCGGATGTTCATTCTCGGCATGGGATTTGTGTGTCAATTCTTTGCACAGTCCCTTCAAAAAGAAGGCTG GGTAGTTACTGGAACTTGCACGAGCAAAACGAAGAAGAAACATCTTGAGGAGAAGGGATTTCATGTTCACCTTCTTGATGCAAATCAGCCAGA atTGAGCACTCTAAATGCTTTGAAATGTTACACGCACCTCCTGGTCTCAATCCCTCCTGTTGGGTGCGCGGGTGATCCG ATGCTTCAGCATGAAGAACTTTTAAGAAGTACGCTGTTGGACGGAAATCTTCAATGGCTTTGTTACTTGTCATCTACCA GTGTATATGGTCATTGTGATGGTGCTTGGGTGGATGAGGA TTATCCAACCAGCCCTACAAGTGAGCTAGCTAAATTGAGGTTAGATGCTGAGGAAGGATGGCTAAATCTGGGCCAAAGCCTGGGGTTTTCCACTCAAGTATTTCGTCTTGGAGGTATCTATGGTCCTGGAAGAAG CGCTGTCGATACAATAATTAAGCAAGAGCCACAGTCAGAAGGTCAGAAGATGAGAAAATCGAGGCAATACACTTCCAGAGTTCATGTTGAGGACATTTGTCAAGCACTGAAGGCTAGTATTTACACGCCATCCTCCAG AGGTGTTTACATATGCAGAGGACTTGATCAAGAAGAAGTGGCCAGGCCACACTAA
- the LOC7479722 gene encoding uncharacterized protein LOC7479722 yields MGAACCVAARDKDFPSTTGCQALHRNSGCSPTLSFRWDNRRRVAGEIEDLSCQMSCGVSRDVSVEMKGTLGSDRGNLSDGLSPLESFGTPISLKSPVHEGMGVILTAQPSDLSTESNYPMGVKSLAESPDIADLPLPKISYSVHSSFSTPTTDPLPTCGHPHPPNSTPSRRARRSPGHRLLRQVSDSRILGLKSPNNCSLSEGRSSFVLSTCSHDLTVGSHGGSSDGWSMRTFSELVASSQRGRWSFDSEHFGSGFGKISGCSSRFSCSPSSDLQTCGACSKFLTEKSVWSSQRIISTNDLPVVAVLPCGHVYHAECLEATTLEVDKHDPACPICEGGEKQILKMSKKALRTEAELKAKSLKISRNRVIDSYLDSDSDDFYQQKNAMKDREAAKMDPGSGAASSSVKPFLRRRFTFGSKWSRTLSEKKGFWARHGKD; encoded by the exons ATGGGAGCAGCTTGTTGTGTAGCTGCAAGAGATAAAGATTTCCCCAGCACAACTGGATGTCAAGCATTGCATAGGAATTCCGGATGTTCCCCAACATTGAGTTTTCGCTGGGACAACCGAAGGCGTGTGGCCGGTGAAATTGAGGATTTGTCATGTCAAATGTCGTGTGGAGTCAGTAGAGATGTTAGTGTGGAGATGAAGGGGACTTTAGGTTCTGATAGAGGGAATCTTTCAGATGGTTTAAGCCCGCTTGAGAGTTTTGGAACACCTATATCTCTGAAATCGCCGGTTCATGAAGGAATGGGTGTGATCCTGACGGCTCAACCTTCAG ATTTATCCACGGAAAGCAATTACCCTATGGGG gtGAAGAGCTTGGCGGAATCACCTGATATTGCAGACTTGCCATTACCAAAGATTTCATATTCTGTACATTCATCATTTTCAACACCTACTACTGATCCTTTACCAACCTGTGGTCATCCGCATCCTCCTAACTCAACCCCATCTAGACGGGCTCGCCGCTCACCTGGGCACCGGTTATTAAGACAGGTTTCTGATAGTAGAATCCTGGGATTAAAATCACCAAATAACTGTTCTTTGTCTGAAGGAAGGTCATCATTTGTACTCTCCACTTGCAGCCATGACTTAACAGTGGGATCCCATGGTGGATCTTCTGACGGGTGGTCCATGAGAACCTTTTCTGAACTTGTAGCCTCTTCACAAAGAGGGAGGTGGTCTTTTGACAGTGAGCACTTTGGCTCTGGCTTTGGAAAAATAAGTGGATGTAGCAGCAGGTTCTCGTGTTCTCCCTCCTCAGATCTGCAAACTTGTGGAGCTTGCTCAAAGTTCTTGACTGAGAAATCTGTGTGGAGCAGCCAGAGAATCATCAGCACCAATGACCTCCCAGTGGTTGCTGTGCTGCCATGTGGGCATGTATACCATGCAGAGTGCTTGGAGGCTACAACTCTGGAGGTTGACAAGCATGATCCCGCATGCCCAATATGTGAGGGAGGAGAGAAGCAAATTTTGAAGATGTCCAAAAAAGCTTTGAGAACTGAAGcagaattaaaagcaaaaagcCTTAAGATATCAAGAAACCGAGTCATTGATAGTTACCTTGATAGCGATTCTGATGATTTTTATCAACAAAAGAATGCCATGAAAGACAGAGAAGCTGCAAAGATGGATCCCGGCTCTGGTGCAGCAAGCTCCTCCGTGAAGCCATTCTTGAGACGGCGCTTCACATTTGGGTCTAAATGGAGTCGAACCCTTTCAGAGAAAAAAGGGTTTTGGGCAAGACATGGCAAAGATTGA
- the LOC7471935 gene encoding eukaryotic translation initiation factor 1A: protein MPKNKGKGGKNRKRGKNEAVVGKRELIFKEEGQEYAQVLRMLGNGRCDAMCFDGTKRLCHIRGKMHRKVWIDAGDIILVGLRDYQDHKADIILKYRTYEARLLKAYGELPANTRINVGIAGGFDEEDDGDDDYFEFMNAGTSSAHINFI from the coding sequence ATGCCGAAGAACAAGGGAAAGGGAGGAAAGAATAGGAAGAGAGGAAAGAACGAAGCTGTTGTCGGGAAGCGGGAGCTTATTTTTAAGGAAGAAGGACAGGAGTATGCCCAAGTGCTTCGCATGCTCGGAAATGGTCGTTGCGACGCTATGTGTTTTGATGGGACCAAGCGTCTTTGCCATATTCGAGGGAAGATGCACAGGAAGGTCTGGATTGATGCTGGTGATATAATTCTCGTTGGTCTCCGCGACTACCAGGATCACAAGGCTGACATTATATTGAAGTACCGGACCTATGAAGCTAGGCTTCTGAAGGCCTATGGTGAGCTCCCTGCGAATACACGTATCAATGTAGGTATTGCTGGAGGTTTTGATGAGGAAgacgatggtgatgatgattatTTTGAGTTTATGAATGCCGGAACAAGCAGTGCGCATATAAACTTTATTTGA